A stretch of Pygocentrus nattereri isolate fPygNat1 chromosome 8, fPygNat1.pri, whole genome shotgun sequence DNA encodes these proteins:
- the hmmr gene encoding hyaluronan mediated motility receptor, with the protein MSFSRAPLKRFNEHVGCAPPPGSYELKDGDVKGAASFHKAERFKSALKSAVLPPPPPVKDILMSPVRRTMSVDGLDDGSGSKKDKSSFRVEMKHQKHLEKEIRSLVQQRGEQDRRLLILEEELKKLEVKLLAAVREKTGLAANVASLERQLVELKKTNEFLKSKVSADTTKKRINSLSMELMEARNKLDAKGKELSFLQISSEGKVKVLETDLEASRATLGALQMRNRDLEDLHEEAKAHNDELEKEMDKLHVVIQEVREESKALQSYLDAANEEIQDLKSKLQDKSAMERRVSDSQEKLGEVEQQLEKCTASLHDSQSTLREKEQELQKCQQELQECQTTIRKRECELKQHENDLEASQAALRELEGKIQQGAQELQGSQSTVRQQEQELGRIREVLRRTEEELDQRVALMGERCLTLEDERARTQEEGLRRVQELLANISSLEESKKNEKEAHDQLKKQHSAVAKQLEEEKAQSNSLSSELARLHDEMETERKQLEEELEEALEELSVLEQQERLHEEVIQCLTGEKHTLGEELSSACAELVRNNLEMKTVKEAHKEAMKKLQEEHNSCLGKVGGMAAELEGARQALSMEREQAKARVRQLEEEVSKVRQQLEEEMSGVSQQLQEQQQKLLNHQQTQDKEREEYARMLLEVQTKLAQSEDELKRVVEAHSMEQCHLQGLVDQEREEKQRALAQQRKRESLEGRAQKAQVLQEKVEALQQEMAEQSRLLEQKEACLKSHTEEWQQEREQLHLQMENERHDFAKRLSEAQQSTSNAEMEHWRNLYEQLYEKVKPFQEQLDGFAAERDALLNEKGATQAELNKLANAYANLLGHQNQRQKIKHMVKLKEENLELRQEVSKLRTQVGKQKRELEQLKSSQAPRKFDPSKAFKHELKENQQPVTGLR; encoded by the exons ATGTCGTTTTCAAGAGCGCCTCTGAAACGATTTAATGAGCATGTTG GTTGTGCGCCTCCGCCTGGTTCCTACGAGCTCAAAGACGGTGATGTAAAGGGAGCTGCATCCTTTCACAAGGCAGAACGCTTCAAATCCGCGTTAAAAT CTGCAGTTTTACCACCTCCTCCACCCGTAAAAGATATTTTGATGTCTCCAGTGCGGAGGACTATGTCTGTAGATGGGTTG GATGATGGTTCTGGCTCCAAAAAGGACAAAAGCAGTTTTAGAGTTGAAATGAAGCATCAGAAACATCTGGAGAAAGAG ATCCGGTCACTGGTGCAGCAGAGAGGGGAGCAGGACCGCAGGCTTTTGATCCTGGAGGAAGAGCTGAAGAAGCTGGAGGTTAAACTGCTTGCTGCTGTGAGGGAGAAGACTGGCCTTGCAGCCAATGTGGCTTCCCTTGAAAGACAACTTGTTGAGTTAAAGAAAACTAATGAGTTCCTGAAGTCCAAG GTATCTGCTGACACTACAAAAAAGAGAATCAATTCTTTATCTATGGAGTTGATGGAGGCCAGAAACAAACTGGATGCTAAAGGCAAG GAGCTGAGTTTCCTGCAGATCAGTTCAGAAGGCAAAGTGAAAGTCCTGGAGACTGATCTTGAAGCCTCAAGAGCAACTCTTGGTGCTCTTCAGATGCGGAACAGAGATCTTG AGGATCTTCATGAAGAGGCTAAAGCTCATAATGATGAGCTTGAGAAAGAAATGGATAAGCTGCATG TTGTTATACAGGAGGTGAGAGAGGAATCTAAAGCTCTGCAGAGCTACCTTGATGCTGCAAATGAAGAGATTCAG GATCTGAAAAGTAAGCTGCAAGACAAATCTGCAATGGAGCGCCGCGTATCTGATTCTCAAGAGAAGCTTGG TGAGGTGGAGCAGCAGTTGGAGAAGTGCACTGCAAGCTTGCATGATTCCCAAAGCACCCTGCGAGAGAAGGAGCAAGAGCTGCAGAAGTGCCAGCAGGAGCTCCAAGAGTGCCAGACCACTATTAGGAAGCGGGAATGTGAGCTGAAACAGCATGAAAATGACCTGGAGGCCTCTCAGGCTGcattgagagagctggaggggaAGATCCAGCAGGGAGCCCAGGAGCTGCAGGGCTCTCAAAGCACAGTGCGGCAGCAGGAACAAGAGCTTGGCCGCATCAGGGAGGTATTGAGGAGGACTGAGGAGGAACTGGACCAGCGTGTGGCTCTCATGGGCGAACGCTGCCTGACCCTGGAGGATGAAAGAG CCAGAACACAGGAAGAAGGCTTGAGGAGAGTCCAAGAGTTGCTGGCCAATATTAGCTCACTGGAGGAGagcaagaaaaatgaaaaggaagCTCATGACCAGTTGAAGAAGCAACACTCTGCTGTTGCCAAACAGCTAGAAGAGGAGAAG GCTCAGAGCAATTCCCTGTCCAGTGAGCTGGCACGTTTGCATGATGAGATGGAAACTGAGAGAAAGCAACTAGAGGAGGAGCTGGAAGAGGCACTGGAGGAGCTGTCAGTGCTGGAGCAGCAGGAGCGGCTGCACGAGGAGGTCATCCAGTGTCTCACTGGGGAAAAGCACACACTAGGAGAAGAACTGTCTAGTGCATGTGCCGAGCTAGTGAG GAATAATCTTGAAATGAAGACTGTAAAAGAGGCTCATAAGGAAGCTATGAAGAAACTACAAGAGGAACACAACAGCTGCCTGGGAAAGGTTGGCGGAATGGCCGCTGAGCTAGAGGG TGCTAGGCAAGCCCTGAGCATGGAAAGGGAACAGGCTAAAGCCCGTGTTCggcagctggaggaggaggtgagCAAAGTCAGGcagcagctggaggaggagatgaGCGGAGTCAGCCAGCAGCTGCAGGAGCAACAACAAAAACTCCTCAACCATCAGCAAACGCAAGATAAGGAGAGGGAGGAGTATGCCAG gatgcTATTGGAAGTACAGACCAAGCTGGCTCAAAGTGAGGATGAGTTAAAGCGTGTTGTGGAGGCTCACAGCATGGAGCAGTGCCACCTACAGGGACTGGTGGATCAGGAGCgagaggagaaacagagggCCCTGGCTCAGCAGAGGAAGAGGGAATCACTGGAGGGCAGGGCACAGAAGGCGCAGGTCTTGCAGGAAAAGGTGGAGGCGCTGCAGCAGGAGATGGCTGAGCAAAGCAGGCTGCTGGAGCAGAAAGAGGCCTGTCTGAAGAGCCACACTGAGGAGTGGCAGCAGGAGAGGGAGCAGCTGCATTTGCAGATGGAGAACGAGCGTCACGACTTTGCAAAACGACTCTCAGAGGCACAGCAGAG CACGTCTAACGCAGAGATGGAGCACTGGAGAAACCTGTACGAACAGCTCTATGAAAAAGTTAAACCCTTTCAG GAGCAGCTGGACGGCTTTGCGGCGGAGAGGGATGCCCTGCTCAATGAGAAGGGGGCCACTCAGGCGGAGCTGAATAAACTGGCTAACGCCTACGCCAATCTGTTGGGCCATCAGAACCAAAGGCAGAAGATCAAGCACATGGTCAAACTCAAGGAGGAGAACCTGGAGCTCAGACAG GAAGTGTCTAAGCTTAGGACACAGGTGGGCAAGCAAAAGCGAGAGCTCGAGCAGCTCAAGTCCAGTCAGGCTCCACGCAAGTTTGACCCCAGCAAAGCCTTTAAACATGAGCTCAAGGAGAACCAGCAGCCTGTGACAGGTCTGAGATAG